The window CCGACCTGGGCAGCGAGGCGCCCGGCGAAGAACTGCGCCCCGCGCGGCTGGAAGACGCCAGTGCCATGCTGCCGCTGCTCGAAGGGGTGGACGCCGTGGTGCACCTGGGGGGCGTGTCCACCGAGCAGCCCTGGGACCCCATCCTGCAGGCCAACATCGTGGGGGCGTACAACCTCTATGAGGCCGTTCGCAAGCAAGGCGTCAAGCGCGTGGTGTTTGCCAGCTCCAACCATGTGACCGGCTTTTACCGCCAGGACGAAGTGGTGGGCCTGCGCGACCCGGCACGGCCCGATGGCCTGTATGGCCTGTCCAAGGCGTTTGGCGAGGACCTCTCGCGCTTCTACTTTGACCGCTACGGCATCGAAACCGTGTGCCTGCGCATCGGCTCCTCCTTCCCCGAGCCGCGCAACCGCCGCATGCTGGCCACGTGGATGAGCTACGACGACCTGGAGCGCCTGGTGGTGGCCAGCCTCACGGCACCAGTGGTGGGCCACAGCATCATCTATGGCATGGGCGACAACACCACTGCCTGGTGGGACAACACACTCGCTCGCCACATTGGCTACCGCCCGCAGGACAGCTCCGAGCCCTTCCGCGCCAAGGTGGAGGCCGCAGACCCGCAGCCCGACCTGACCGACCCGGCCGTGATCTACCAGGGCGGGCCGTTTGTGCGCACCGGTCCGTTCGAGTGAGCGAACCCATGGAACTCTTGCTGCCTCACCACCAGGACCAGGTGGGCGAAAGCCCGCTGTGGAGCCCTGCCGAGCAGGCGCTGTACTGGGTGGACATTGAAGGCCGCGCGCTGCGCCGCCTGCGCTGGGCCGACCGGAAACTGATGAGCTGGACGACCTCTGAGCGGCTGGCCTGTATTGCGTTGCATGCGAGCGGTGGGCTCATCGCCGGCATGGACACCGGTGTCTTCCACCTGCAGCCTGCCGACGACGGCACTTTGGTCTGGACTCTCATTTCTGCCGTGCAGCACCCGCAAGCTGGCATGCGCTTCAACGACGGCCGCTGCGACCGCCAAGGGCGCTTCTGGGCTGGCACCATGGTGCGCGACATGTCGCTGGCCCAGCCTGCGGGCGGCCTGTACCGACAGGATGCACGCGGCCTCTCGGCGCCGCAGGTGCAGGGCCTGGTCACCCAGAACGGCTTGGCCTTCAGCCCCGATGGCGCCACCATGTACCTCAGCGACAGCCACCCCAGCGTGCAGAAGATCTGGTCGCTGGACCTGCACGACGACGGCAGCCTGGGGCCGCGCCGCGAGTTCGTGGACATGCGCGAGCTGCCAGGCCGGCCCGACGGCGCTGCCATCGACACCGACGGTTGCTACTGGATCTGCGCCAACGATGCAGGTCTGGTGCACCGCTTCACCCCATCGGGCGTGCTGGACCGCTCGCTGCCCGTGCCGGTCAGCAAGCCCTCGATGTGCAGCTTTGGCGGGTCCGACATGGACCTGCTGTTCATCACCTCCATCCGCCCCGGCCAGCCGCAGGGCAACGATGCAGCCCACGGCGGCGCGGTCTTCGTGACCCGCCCGGGCGCCCAAGGGCTCGCAGAAGTCCCGCATCAGCCCGCCTGAGCGCAGCGCGCCAACCCCATTCAACCCCGGAGACAAAGCACCATGAACGTTCCACACCTCTTTGGCCGCGTGGCCATCGCCGCCGGCATCCTGCTCGGCAGCCTGGCCGCTCAGGCCACCGAGTTCCGCTCGTCCGACATCCACCCTGAGGACTACCCCACCGTGCTGGCCGTGCGCCACATGGGTGAGACGCTGTCCAAGGCCACCGGCGGCAAGCACAGCATCAAGGTCTACGCCAAGGGCTCGCTCGGCATCGAGAAGGACACCATCGAGCAGACCAAACTGGGCGCCATCGCCATGACGCGCGTGAACGTCGCGCCCATGAACAACATCTGCCCCGCCACCATGGTGCCCACCATGCCGTTTCTGTTCCGCGACAAGGAACACATGCGCAAGGTGCTGGACGGCGCCATTGGCGACGAGATCCTGAAGGACTGCGAATCGCAGGGCTTTGTGGGCCTGGCGTTCTATGACTCCGGCGCACGCTCCATCTACACCGTCAAGAAGCCCATCAAGACCCTGGCCGACGTCAAGGGCCTGAAGGTGCGCGTGCAGCAGAGCGACCTGTGGGTCTCGCTGCTCGAAGCCATGGGCGCCAACGCCACTCCCATGCCGTTTGGCGAGGTTTACACCGCGCTCAAGACCGGCCTGGTGGACGCTGCCGAGAACAACTACCCCAGCTACGAAAGCTCGCGTCACTTTGAGGTGGCCAAGTATTTCAACAAGACCGAGCACTCGATGGCGCCCGAGATCCTGTTGTTCAGCAAGCGCGTGTGGGACAAGCTGAGCGCCGACGAGCAAAAGGCGATACGCGCAGCCGCGAAGGAGTCGGTGGTGTACATGCGCAAGCTCTGGGACGAGCGGGAGGAGAAGTCGCTGGCCGTCGTCAAGGCTGGTGGCGCTGACATCGTGGAAGTGGACAAGGCGCCCTTCAAGGCGGCCATGAAGCCGGTGTACGACAAGTTCCTGAAGGACCCCAAGCTCCAGGACATGGTCAAGCGCATCGACGCGGTGAAGTGATCCTGGCGGTCCCTGCCGCAGGGCCGTGTGCGCTGCGGCAGGTTCTATTTTTTGTCCTCTGAATGTTCTCTATGTACACGCGACTTTGCGCCTTCATCGCGCGCACCTGCCTGCAGCTCGGCGTGGGGGGGCTCGTCCTTCTGGTCTGTGCCGTGCTCTACCAGGTCATCGGCCGCTACATCTTCAACGATACCCCCACCTGGGCCGAGAGCGGCGCCGTGCTGCTGGTGCTGTACGTGACCATGCTGGGCATGGCCGTGGGTGTGCGTGACGCGGGCCACATCGGCCTCGAATCCTTCCTGGTGCTGGCGCCCGACGGGCTGCGCACCAAGCTCGAATTGCTGATCCATGCGCTGGTGCTGCTGTTCGGCATCGTCATGGCCTGGAACTGCGGCGTGCTGGCCGAATCGGTGGCGCCCTACAAGATTCCCACGCTGGGCATCTCCGAAGCCTTCAAGTACGTGCCGCCCGCCATGGCCGGCGTGCTGGTGGCCATGTTCTCGCTGGAACACATCCTTGCCATCCTGCGTGGCGTTGAAGTCGAGCCTGCCTGGCACTAAAGAGACTGGGAATCCCTTGTCCATGCCCGCCTTGCACGCCAAAACGCCCCGGCTCGTCGTTGCAAATGCTCGCCATAGCGCTGGCTATGGCTGCGCTTTGCGCCTAGATCCGGGGCGTTGTGGCGCGCCTTTCGGGCACAGCCAAGGAATTCCCAGCCTCTAAGCCCGCTCCTTAAACGTCTTCATAAAAATTCCATCACCATCATGGCGTTGACCATCCTGTGCGTGAGCTTCACGCTGCTGCTGCTGCTGGGCGTGCCCGTGGCCTTCTCGATCGGCCTGTCCTCGCTGGCCACCATCCTGTATGAAGGCCTGCCGCTGGCGGTGGGCTTCCAGCAGATGATTTCGGGCATGAACCCGTTCTCGTTTCTGGCGATCCCGTTCTTCATCTTCGCGGGCGAGATCATGATGTACGGCGGCATTGCCGACCGCATCGTCAACTTCGCCAAGAGCGTGGCAGGCCACGTGCGCGGCGGCCTGGGCATGAGCAATGTGCTGGCCTGCACGCTGTTTGGCGGCGTCTCGGGCTCGCCCGTGGCCGACGTGTCTGCCATGGGCGCCGTGCTCATTCCGCAGATGAAGAAAGAGGGCTACCACGCCGACTACGCGGTGAACGTGACCACGCACGCCTCGCTGGTGGGTGCGCTCATGCCCACGTCGCACAATCTCATCATCTTCACGCTGGCCGCTGGCGGCAAGGTGAGCATTGCGGCGCTGATCCTCGCGGGCATCGTGCCGGCCCTGCTGCTCACCATCTGCAACCTGGCTGCCGCCTACTTCGTGGCCGTCAAGCGCGGCTACCCCGCCGGCACCTTCCCCGGCTGGGAGATCGTGTGGATCTCGTTCCGCGCCTCCGTCCCCGGCCTGGCCGTGGTGGTCATCATCATTGCGGGCATCTTGTCGGGGGCGTTCACGGCCACCGAGTCGGCGTCGGTGGCGGTGCTGTGGGCGTTGATCCTTTCGGTGTTCGTCTACAAGAAGCTCACGCGCGAGCAGTTCCTCAAGGCCGCGTCCAAAGCCGTCAAGACCACGGGCACGGTGCTGCTGCTCATCGGCATCTCGTCGATGTTTGGCTACCTCATCGGCCTGTACGGCGTGGCCGAACTCACGGGCGATGCGCTCAAGTCCATGAGCACCTCGCCCTGGGTGATCTTCCTGTCGGTCAACATCATCCTGTTCGTGCTGGGCACCTTCCTCGACATGGCGGCCACCATCCTCATCTGCACGCCCATCTTTCTGCCCATCTGCCAGCAGTTCGGCATGAGCACCGAGCAGTTCGGCATCGTCATGCTCATCAACTGCGCGCTGGGCCTGAACACGCCGCCCGTGGGCACCACGCAGTTCATCGGCTGCACCATCGGCGGTATCTCCGTGGGCGAGGTGATGAAGACCATCTGGCCGTTCTACAGTGCGCTCATCGTGGCACTGATGCTGGTGACCTACGTGCCCCAGTTTTCGATGTGGCTGCCGGACCTGGTGCTGAAGGCGGGTGGCTGAGCACGGCCATGCAGCACATGAAGTGGACATGAAGTGAACGATCCGATGCGAGAACCCCTCACCATCCGCATGCATGCGGACGACAACGTCGCCATCGTCGCCAACGACGGTGGCCTGCCCGCCGGCACGGTGCTGCCCCCGGGCGTGCCGGGCGCAGGCATTGCGCTGCGCGACAAGGTGCCCCAGGGCCACAAGGTGGCGCTGCAGGACCTTGCCGAGGGCGATGTGGTGCGACGCTACAACGTGCCCATCGGTTATGCGCTCAAGGCCATCCCGGCCGGCAGCTGGGTGCACGAGCGCCTGCTCCAGATGCCATCAGCCCGCGCGCTCGAAGGCCTGCCCATGGCCACCGTGAAGCCACCGGTGCTCGAACCCCTCACGGGCTATACCTTCGAGGGCTACCGCAACGCCGATGGCTCGGTGGGCACGCGCAACATCCTGGCCATCACCACTACCGTGCAATGCGTGGCCGGTGTGGTGGCGCAGGCGGTGGGCCGCATCAAGGCCGAGCTGCTGCCGCAATACCCGCAGGTGGACGACGTGATCGGCCTGGAGCACACCTACGGCTGCGGTGTGGCCATTGATGCGCCCGACGCCATCATCCCCATCCGCACGCTGCGCAACATCAGTCTCAACCCCAACTTCGGTGGCGAGGTCATGGTGGTCAGCCTGGGCTGCGAAAAGCTGCAGCCCGACCGCCTGCTGCCCCCGGGCAGCTTCCCCATCACCGACGAGCGCGACGCGGCGCTGGGCCCCGAGACGGTGTGCCTGCAGGCTGACGAACATGTGGGCTTCATGTCCATGCTCGACCACATCGTGCAGAGTGCGCGTCCCCACCTGGAGCGCCTGAACGCGCGCCGCCGCGAGACTGTCCCAGCCAGCGAGCTGGTGCTGGGCGTGCAGTGCGGTGGCAGCGACGCGTTCTCCGGCGTCACAGCCAACCCGGCCGTGGGCTTTTGCGCCGACCTGCTGGTGCGCGCGGGCGCCACGGTGATGTTCAGCGAGAACACCGAGGTGCGCGACGCCGTGGAGCAGCTCACCAGCCGCGCCGCCACTCCCGAAGTGGCTGACGCTATCGTGCGGGAGCTGGGCTGGTACGACCGCTATCTGGACCGGGGCCGCGTAGACCGCGCGGCCAACACCACGCCGGGCAACAAGGCAGGCGGGCTGTCCAACATCGCCGAGAAGGCCATGGGCTCCATCATCAAGAGCGGCACCGCGCCCATTGCGCACGTGCTGGCCCCGGGCGAGAAGCTGCGCAGCGACCAGCGCGGCCTGGTGTACGCCGCCACACCCGCGAGCGACTTCATTTGCGGCACGCTGCAACTGGCCGCGGGCATGAACCTGCACGTGTTCACCACCGGCCGGGGCACGCCCTACGGCCTGGCCGAATGCCCCGTGGTCAAGGTGGCCACGCGCAGCGACTTGGCGCGCCGCTGGCACGACCTCATGGACATCAACGCCGGCAAGATCGCCGATGGCGAGGCCACCATTGAAGACCTGGGCTGGGAGATGTTCCACCTGCTGCTCGACGTGGCCAGTGGCCGCAAGAAGACCTGGGCCGAGCAGTGGCAGCTGCACAACGCGCTGGTGCTGTTCAACCCGGCGCCGGTGACCTGAAGTTTTAGGGGCTATGGCTCCTTGTGTTTCCCCTCCAACAGCCCTTGCCTGCAAGGGCTGTTGTCCTTGAAAGACCGCTTCGCATGGGATCTTCTCGTTTTTCCGACCGCAAGGTCGTGGTGGCGCTGGCGCTGCTCTGCTGCCTGCTCTGGGGCAGCTCGTACCCGGCCATCAAGACCGGCTATGCCTGGTTCGGCATCTCACGCAATGACATCCCCACGCAGCTCGTATTCGCAGGCTGGCGCTTTCTGGGCGCAGGTCTGATCCTGCTGGCCTGGGCCGTGGCCATGCGCAAGGCCATCTGGGGCCTGGGGCCCGGTGCCGGGCGCCCGCTGGTGGTGCTGGGCCTGGCGCAGACCACGCTGCAGTACGTGTTCTTCTACGTGGGCCTGGCACACACCACGGGCGTCAAGGGCTCGATCATGAACGCCACGGGCACCTTCTTCAGCGTGCTGC of the Acidovorax sp. 107 genome contains:
- a CDS encoding NAD(P)-dependent oxidoreductase, with amino-acid sequence MPCHPTPIRFQRLLLTGAAGGLGRELRTRLKAYCTTLRLSDIADLGSEAPGEELRPARLEDASAMLPLLEGVDAVVHLGGVSTEQPWDPILQANIVGAYNLYEAVRKQGVKRVVFASSNHVTGFYRQDEVVGLRDPARPDGLYGLSKAFGEDLSRFYFDRYGIETVCLRIGSSFPEPRNRRMLATWMSYDDLERLVVASLTAPVVGHSIIYGMGDNTTAWWDNTLARHIGYRPQDSSEPFRAKVEAADPQPDLTDPAVIYQGGPFVRTGPFE
- a CDS encoding SMP-30/gluconolactonase/LRE family protein, producing MELLLPHHQDQVGESPLWSPAEQALYWVDIEGRALRRLRWADRKLMSWTTSERLACIALHASGGLIAGMDTGVFHLQPADDGTLVWTLISAVQHPQAGMRFNDGRCDRQGRFWAGTMVRDMSLAQPAGGLYRQDARGLSAPQVQGLVTQNGLAFSPDGATMYLSDSHPSVQKIWSLDLHDDGSLGPRREFVDMRELPGRPDGAAIDTDGCYWICANDAGLVHRFTPSGVLDRSLPVPVSKPSMCSFGGSDMDLLFITSIRPGQPQGNDAAHGGAVFVTRPGAQGLAEVPHQPA
- a CDS encoding TRAP transporter substrate-binding protein, which gives rise to MNVPHLFGRVAIAAGILLGSLAAQATEFRSSDIHPEDYPTVLAVRHMGETLSKATGGKHSIKVYAKGSLGIEKDTIEQTKLGAIAMTRVNVAPMNNICPATMVPTMPFLFRDKEHMRKVLDGAIGDEILKDCESQGFVGLAFYDSGARSIYTVKKPIKTLADVKGLKVRVQQSDLWVSLLEAMGANATPMPFGEVYTALKTGLVDAAENNYPSYESSRHFEVAKYFNKTEHSMAPEILLFSKRVWDKLSADEQKAIRAAAKESVVYMRKLWDEREEKSLAVVKAGGADIVEVDKAPFKAAMKPVYDKFLKDPKLQDMVKRIDAVK
- a CDS encoding TRAP transporter small permease translates to MYTRLCAFIARTCLQLGVGGLVLLVCAVLYQVIGRYIFNDTPTWAESGAVLLVLYVTMLGMAVGVRDAGHIGLESFLVLAPDGLRTKLELLIHALVLLFGIVMAWNCGVLAESVAPYKIPTLGISEAFKYVPPAMAGVLVAMFSLEHILAILRGVEVEPAWH
- a CDS encoding TRAP transporter large permease — protein: MALTILCVSFTLLLLLGVPVAFSIGLSSLATILYEGLPLAVGFQQMISGMNPFSFLAIPFFIFAGEIMMYGGIADRIVNFAKSVAGHVRGGLGMSNVLACTLFGGVSGSPVADVSAMGAVLIPQMKKEGYHADYAVNVTTHASLVGALMPTSHNLIIFTLAAGGKVSIAALILAGIVPALLLTICNLAAAYFVAVKRGYPAGTFPGWEIVWISFRASVPGLAVVVIIIAGILSGAFTATESASVAVLWALILSVFVYKKLTREQFLKAASKAVKTTGTVLLLIGISSMFGYLIGLYGVAELTGDALKSMSTSPWVIFLSVNIILFVLGTFLDMAATILICTPIFLPICQQFGMSTEQFGIVMLINCALGLNTPPVGTTQFIGCTIGGISVGEVMKTIWPFYSALIVALMLVTYVPQFSMWLPDLVLKAGG
- the garD gene encoding galactarate dehydratase, with product MREPLTIRMHADDNVAIVANDGGLPAGTVLPPGVPGAGIALRDKVPQGHKVALQDLAEGDVVRRYNVPIGYALKAIPAGSWVHERLLQMPSARALEGLPMATVKPPVLEPLTGYTFEGYRNADGSVGTRNILAITTTVQCVAGVVAQAVGRIKAELLPQYPQVDDVIGLEHTYGCGVAIDAPDAIIPIRTLRNISLNPNFGGEVMVVSLGCEKLQPDRLLPPGSFPITDERDAALGPETVCLQADEHVGFMSMLDHIVQSARPHLERLNARRRETVPASELVLGVQCGGSDAFSGVTANPAVGFCADLLVRAGATVMFSENTEVRDAVEQLTSRAATPEVADAIVRELGWYDRYLDRGRVDRAANTTPGNKAGGLSNIAEKAMGSIIKSGTAPIAHVLAPGEKLRSDQRGLVYAATPASDFICGTLQLAAGMNLHVFTTGRGTPYGLAECPVVKVATRSDLARRWHDLMDINAGKIADGEATIEDLGWEMFHLLLDVASGRKKTWAEQWQLHNALVLFNPAPVT